The Armatimonadota bacterium genome includes the window GAACAGGCATGCTCAAGAGTTCTTCCAAGTTCCCCCAGAGATTGGAATGCCCCTACCTGCTTATGCAGTTGCAAATAAACTAATGCATCCAGATGGCAGACCTTATCTCGTAAGCGAACTTCCGATGAGTCGTGCGCTAAATAAAGGTGAAACTGTCTACAATGACGAGCTAGTAATTGAAACACCTTCAGGCAAACGAAACTATCTGCTTTTAAGTGCGGCACCACTCCGCGACCAAGAGGGAAAAGTTGTCGGCGTAGTAGCATCCACCGAAAATATAACGCCCTTGGTAGAAGCTAGAGAAGCACTTAAGCAAGCGTATGAGAGAGAACGGCGAATCTCCGAAACCCTTCAGAGGGCTTTCTTTTCGGAAATTCCGGAGAAGACCGATTCACTTCGCATCGTCAGCGCATACAAGGCGGCTTTAGAAGAAGCCGCAATTGGTGGAGACTTCTACGACGTATTCAAGCCATCTCCCCACATCATCGCAATAGCCATCGGTGACGTGTCGGGAAAAGGGGTCGAAGCGGCCGTGCATACGGCACTAGCAAAATACTCGCTAAGAGCTTATGCTTATCAGGACCCATCACCGTCTTTTGTCATGGAAAGCCTGAATAACGCTGTCTATCATCAAATATCCAAGGAGGCGTTCATAACCTTATTTT containing:
- a CDS encoding SpoIIE family protein phosphatase is translated as MTEETLESKTRLQTVLDTIPSGIIILEGPEQRVTYMNRHAQEFFQVPPEIGMPLPAYAVANKLMHPDGRPYLVSELPMSRALNKGETVYNDELVIETPSGKRNYLLLSAAPLRDQEGKVVGVVASTENITPLVEAREALKQAYERERRISETLQRAFFSEIPEKTDSLRIVSAYKAALEEAAIGGDFYDVFKPSPHIIAIAIGDVSGKGVEAAVHTALAKYSLRAYAYQDPSPSFVMESLNNAVYHQISKEAFITLFYGIADLKEGTIRFVTAGHEPPLLINNEVEELALTGTAIGIAEHEKYEECKIPFRSGSLLLYTDGVTEARGKYGFFGRDKLKEFALSHKHEEPSAFVNSLLEEINKWCDGHLKDDVALLYVKATS